One part of the Desulfonema ishimotonii genome encodes these proteins:
- a CDS encoding acyl-CoA dehydrogenase family protein, whose protein sequence is MEFELNKEQKGIQKAVRDFVKGEFKKDLIGELEETHEYPKAIWKKAADLGFIGIHFPEKYSGQGLGVLENIIVAEELCKGDSSVGACLLLAGFASEIIMHFGSEEQKAQWLPRVAEGEVLSCGAFTEPDHGSDITRMNTTAVKEGDEWVINGSKIFITNGGPLAGFYSVLCQTDEEVSPSHRGMSLILVEADRPGVTATTVGNKMGIRMMDTAEVNFKDVRVPVSNLVGKENKGFYQVLEFFDESRILIAAQGLGTAQGAFDRALAYVKSREQFGKKIAKFQISQHKIADMATKIEQARLLTYKAAWNFDQGRIDPRLTSMAKMAAGRCAVEVCDEAIQLLGGYGYMLEYEVERYARDAKICEIYEGTKEIQKNTIASAMLGKIK, encoded by the coding sequence ATGGAGTTTGAACTGAATAAGGAACAGAAAGGCATTCAGAAGGCTGTCCGGGATTTTGTCAAAGGCGAATTCAAAAAAGACCTGATTGGCGAACTGGAAGAAACCCATGAATATCCCAAAGCCATATGGAAAAAGGCGGCTGACCTGGGCTTCATCGGCATCCATTTCCCGGAAAAATATTCGGGCCAGGGGCTGGGCGTTCTGGAAAATATCATTGTGGCCGAGGAATTGTGCAAAGGGGATTCATCTGTGGGGGCCTGTCTCCTGCTGGCCGGTTTTGCATCTGAAATTATTATGCATTTCGGTTCCGAAGAGCAGAAAGCCCAATGGCTGCCCAGGGTGGCCGAAGGCGAGGTACTCTCCTGCGGGGCCTTCACAGAGCCGGATCACGGTTCGGACATCACCCGCATGAACACCACTGCCGTGAAAGAGGGGGATGAATGGGTCATTAACGGCAGCAAGATCTTTATCACCAACGGCGGACCCCTGGCCGGTTTTTACAGCGTACTCTGCCAGACAGACGAGGAGGTAAGCCCCTCCCACCGGGGCATGAGCCTGATCCTGGTCGAGGCAGACCGTCCGGGCGTCACCGCCACCACGGTCGGCAACAAAATGGGCATCCGCATGATGGACACGGCCGAAGTGAACTTCAAAGATGTCCGGGTGCCGGTATCAAACCTCGTCGGCAAGGAAAACAAAGGGTTTTACCAGGTGCTGGAGTTTTTTGACGAAAGCCGCATCCTCATTGCGGCCCAGGGACTGGGAACGGCTCAGGGGGCCTTTGACCGGGCCCTGGCCTATGTCAAATCACGGGAGCAGTTCGGCAAAAAAATCGCCAAGTTCCAGATCAGTCAGCACAAAATCGCAGACATGGCCACCAAAATCGAGCAGGCCCGGCTGCTGACCTATAAGGCGGCCTGGAATTTCGACCAGGGCCGCATTGATCCCAGGCTGACCTCCATGGCCAAAATGGCGGCAGGCCGCTGTGCCGTGGAAGTCTGTGATGAAGCCATCCAGCTTCTGGGCGGATACGGCTATATGCTGGAATATGAGGTGGAGCGCTATGCCCGCGATGCCAAGATCTGCGAAATCTACGAAGGCACCAAGGAGATTCAGAAGAACACCATTGCCAGCGCCATGCTCGGCAAAATCAAATAG
- a CDS encoding type IIL restriction-modification enzyme MmeI, producing the protein MSILVEHKSKGKDLDKAYSQALDYFSGLKERDLPNYVIVSDFENFRLYDLDEDQEHDFNINDFYKNIKFFGFIARYQKRRSCKHKSG; encoded by the coding sequence GTGAGTATACTTGTTGAGCATAAATCCAAAGGCAAAGATCTGGATAAAGCCTATTCCCAGGCTCTGGATTATTTTAGCGGATTAAAAGAAAGGGATTTGCCAAACTATGTGATTGTTTCCGATTTTGAAAATTTCAGGTTGTATGATCTTGATGAAGATCAGGAACACGACTTCAATATCAATGATTTTTATAAAAATATCAAATTTTTCGGATTCATAGCGAGATATCAGAAAAGAAGATCCTGTAAACATAAAAGCGGCTGA
- a CDS encoding sigma 54-interacting transcriptional regulator, which translates to MKDHKNIPARNLKKRESPKPQIRVSDQAESRSDDVDARYMTVFEKSGAPAIIIEADMTILRANPKFEQLTGFSKREIEGRMKWRQFVVEEDRERMERYHTLRRINEAIAPDEYECKTTHKSGELRYIFMKVGMIPGTRKSIASFTDITPLKQTEQALRESERRISTLMGNLPGMAYRGQNDPRRTMIFLSQGCRGLIGIDPPPLSGETACAYADLIHLDDREMVHRKIQAAIAKGHSYELVYRVILTEGVEKWVWEKGVAVYSPDNVLVALEGFITDFTDQKRSEQALVQENMRLRSSMKERWQFGNIVGKSPPMQKVYELILNAAASDAGVIIYGESGTGKELVARAIHDMSKRNRMNFVPINCGAIPENLFESEFFGYKRGAFSGAHIAKKGYIDMADGGTLFLDEMGEISLNMQVKLLRAIEGGGYTPLGGNDVHKPNIRIVAATNRKLKDFVRKGLMREDFFYRIHIIPIHIPPLRERKEDLPLLIDYFLQKYDKTDRLEMITDKIMKSMDHYDWPGNVRELQNVLHRYATLNRLDFIDSYMKDLSRDSPHKAEPEIGYETEDYQTALKRFEKDFIRNALERHQWHKEKTAKSLGIPLRTFFRKLKKLGFKK; encoded by the coding sequence ATGAAAGATCATAAAAACATACCCGCCCGGAACCTGAAAAAGAGAGAATCGCCCAAACCGCAAATCCGGGTATCAGATCAGGCCGAATCCCGTTCGGATGATGTGGATGCCCGGTATATGACTGTGTTTGAGAAATCCGGCGCTCCCGCCATCATCATCGAGGCGGACATGACCATTTTAAGGGCCAACCCCAAATTTGAACAGCTGACGGGCTTTTCCAAACGGGAAATCGAGGGCAGGATGAAATGGCGGCAGTTCGTGGTCGAGGAAGACCGGGAGCGGATGGAGCGCTACCACACCCTGAGACGGATCAACGAGGCCATCGCGCCCGATGAATATGAGTGCAAGACGACCCATAAAAGCGGAGAACTCCGATACATCTTCATGAAGGTGGGCATGATTCCGGGAACCCGGAAAAGCATCGCCTCCTTTACGGATATCACCCCCCTCAAGCAGACAGAACAGGCTCTCCGGGAGAGCGAACGCCGGATTTCCACCCTCATGGGCAACCTGCCGGGAATGGCATACCGGGGCCAGAATGACCCCCGGCGGACCATGATTTTTCTCAGCCAGGGCTGCCGCGGGCTGATCGGCATTGATCCGCCCCCCCTGTCAGGGGAGACCGCCTGTGCCTATGCGGACCTGATTCATCTGGATGACCGGGAAATGGTTCACCGGAAGATACAGGCTGCCATTGCCAAAGGCCACTCCTATGAGCTGGTCTACCGGGTCATCCTGACAGAGGGCGTTGAAAAATGGGTCTGGGAAAAAGGCGTGGCCGTCTATTCGCCGGATAATGTGCTGGTGGCCCTTGAGGGATTTATCACCGATTTTACAGATCAGAAACGATCGGAACAGGCCCTGGTTCAGGAAAATATGCGGCTTCGTTCCTCCATGAAAGAGCGGTGGCAGTTCGGCAATATTGTCGGAAAAAGCCCGCCGATGCAGAAGGTATATGAACTGATTCTCAATGCAGCGGCCTCTGACGCAGGCGTGATCATTTACGGCGAATCCGGCACGGGCAAGGAACTGGTGGCCCGTGCCATTCATGACATGAGCAAGCGGAACCGGATGAACTTTGTGCCGATCAACTGCGGGGCCATCCCTGAAAACCTGTTTGAAAGCGAATTTTTCGGATATAAGCGGGGTGCTTTTTCAGGGGCGCACATCGCCAAAAAAGGCTACATTGATATGGCCGACGGCGGCACCCTGTTTCTGGATGAAATGGGGGAGATCAGTCTGAACATGCAGGTCAAGCTGCTGAGGGCCATCGAGGGCGGGGGATACACGCCCCTGGGCGGCAATGATGTCCATAAACCGAACATCCGGATTGTGGCGGCCACCAACAGAAAACTGAAGGATTTTGTGCGGAAAGGGCTGATGCGGGAGGACTTTTTTTACCGGATCCACATTATTCCCATTCATATTCCCCCCCTGAGAGAGCGCAAAGAGGATCTGCCCCTGCTGATCGATTATTTTTTGCAGAAGTACGACAAAACAGACAGGCTGGAGATGATAACGGATAAAATAATGAAGTCGATGGATCACTATGACTGGCCCGGAAACGTCCGGGAGCTTCAGAATGTGCTTCACCGCTATGCGACCCTTAACCGGCTTGATTTTATCGACTCATATATGAAAGATCTTTCCCGTGATTCTCCGCATAAGGCAGAACCGGAAATCGGATATGAAACTGAGGATTACCAGACTGCCCTGAAACGCTTTGAAAAAGATTTTATCCGGAATGCATTGGAGCGCCATCAGTGGCATAAGGAAAAGACCGCCAAAAGCCTCGGCATTCCTTTGCGGACCTTTTTCAGAAAGCTGAAAAAACTCGGTTTTAAAAAATGA
- a CDS encoding acyl CoA:acetate/3-ketoacid CoA transferase, giving the protein MEKFFPEINTILNQLQVTHEKKNKVVSAEEAVRVIRNGDTIVFGGFAGVGVCEEIAGALEQYYLETGNPRDLTLMFAVATGPGNDTRRGLNHLAHEGLLSRIIGGHWGLAPCIQKLAVENKVLAYNLPQGIISHMYRNIASGKAGLFSQVGLGTFVDPRNGGGKLNEKTTEDVVRLMEIDDDEYLFYKALPVNVAVIRGTTADTDGNITMEKEALTLESLSIAMAARNSGGLVIVQVERVARAGTLSSRQVKIPGILVDCVVVARPENHWQTFGEPYNPAFSGEVEIPMQSIPPIPMDCRKIIARRAAFELKPNCVVNLGIGVPEGVSSVANEEKILDFMNMTAEPGVIGGLPAGGINFGAAVNAAALIDQPYQFDFYNGGGVDVAFLGMAEADRAGCVNVSKFGPKLAGAGGFINISQNSKKVVFMGTFTAGGMEYIIEDGRIVIQKEGKFRKFVEQVQHITFSGPYASKSGRKILYITERCVFELGSDGPELVEIAPGADLQKDILDHMDFMPVIREPLKLMDERIFYPAKMGLKEDLLDISLENRITYDPATNIMFANLAGYAVKSANDVRAIGETIANLLAPLSHKAYAIGNYDQFVIDPDLIDAYSAMQQTLVEKYFCKVSRYSTSAFLRMKLGDALEKRGVPPHIYESPEEAHKFLRN; this is encoded by the coding sequence ATGGAGAAATTCTTTCCCGAAATCAATACCATATTGAACCAGCTTCAGGTGACGCATGAGAAAAAAAATAAAGTTGTGTCTGCTGAAGAAGCGGTTCGCGTGATCCGTAACGGTGATACCATTGTTTTTGGCGGTTTTGCAGGCGTTGGCGTCTGTGAGGAAATCGCAGGCGCTCTGGAGCAGTACTATCTTGAAACCGGAAATCCCCGTGACCTGACCCTGATGTTCGCCGTGGCCACCGGTCCGGGCAATGATACCCGCCGGGGGCTGAACCATCTGGCCCATGAGGGACTTCTCAGTCGCATTATCGGCGGCCACTGGGGACTTGCCCCCTGCATCCAGAAGCTGGCCGTGGAGAACAAGGTGCTGGCCTATAATCTGCCCCAGGGGATCATCAGCCACATGTACCGCAATATCGCCTCGGGTAAGGCCGGTCTCTTTTCCCAGGTGGGACTGGGAACCTTTGTGGACCCGCGCAACGGCGGGGGCAAGCTGAATGAGAAGACCACCGAGGATGTGGTCCGGCTCATGGAGATCGACGATGATGAATACCTCTTTTACAAAGCCCTGCCGGTGAATGTGGCCGTCATCCGGGGCACCACTGCCGACACGGATGGCAATATCACCATGGAAAAAGAGGCCCTGACCCTGGAATCCCTCTCCATCGCCATGGCCGCCAGAAACTCCGGCGGACTGGTGATTGTACAGGTGGAACGGGTGGCCCGTGCCGGCACCCTCAGTTCCCGTCAGGTCAAAATTCCCGGCATTCTGGTGGACTGCGTGGTCGTGGCCCGGCCTGAAAACCACTGGCAGACCTTCGGGGAACCATATAACCCGGCCTTCAGCGGCGAAGTGGAGATCCCCATGCAATCCATACCGCCCATACCGATGGACTGCCGAAAGATCATCGCCCGCCGGGCCGCTTTTGAGCTGAAGCCCAACTGTGTGGTCAATCTGGGCATCGGCGTGCCCGAGGGGGTGTCCAGCGTCGCCAACGAGGAGAAGATCCTCGATTTTATGAACATGACAGCCGAACCGGGCGTCATCGGCGGCCTACCTGCCGGGGGGATCAATTTCGGCGCGGCTGTGAATGCGGCAGCCCTGATCGACCAGCCCTACCAGTTTGATTTTTACAATGGCGGCGGCGTGGATGTGGCCTTTCTGGGCATGGCCGAGGCCGACCGGGCTGGCTGTGTCAATGTGAGCAAATTCGGCCCCAAGCTGGCCGGTGCCGGGGGGTTCATCAATATCAGCCAGAATTCCAAGAAGGTCGTTTTCATGGGCACCTTCACGGCCGGGGGCATGGAGTATATCATCGAAGATGGCCGGATTGTGATTCAGAAAGAGGGCAAATTCAGAAAATTCGTCGAGCAGGTTCAGCATATCACCTTCAGCGGCCCCTATGCATCCAAATCGGGCCGGAAGATTCTCTATATCACCGAGCGCTGTGTGTTTGAACTGGGGTCGGACGGACCGGAGCTGGTCGAAATCGCCCCGGGTGCGGACCTTCAGAAGGATATTCTGGACCACATGGACTTCATGCCGGTGATCCGCGAGCCTCTGAAGCTCATGGATGAGCGGATTTTCTATCCCGCGAAGATGGGTCTCAAAGAAGACCTGCTGGATATCTCGCTGGAAAACCGGATCACCTATGATCCCGCCACCAATATAATGTTTGCCAATCTGGCCGGATACGCGGTCAAATCCGCCAATGATGTCCGTGCCATCGGCGAGACCATTGCCAACCTTCTTGCCCCTCTGAGCCACAAGGCTTACGCCATTGGCAATTATGACCAGTTCGTAATTGATCCGGACCTGATTGATGCCTATTCGGCCATGCAGCAGACCCTGGTGGAGAAATATTTCTGTAAGGTCAGCCGGTATAGCACCAGTGCCTTTCTGCGGATGAAACTCGGTGATGCCCTGGAAAAACGCGGCGTGCCGCCCCATATCTATGAGAGCCCGGAGGAGGCGCATAAATTCCTGAGAAACTGA
- a CDS encoding LysR family transcriptional regulator, with protein MELYQIRTFVTVADEGHLTRAASRLNTSQPAVSAHIKALEEELGIKLFVRNPRGMALTKAGEAIRPHVEMVLTACDGLIQQARVLRDEVTGEMRIGLNSDPEFLRTSRFIVLMKKEYPRIDFHLTQGMSGQIGEDVRAGKLDGGYMFGDEIPAGLARCRISTYRLMLVGPAMWGEKIEKAGWDEIAALPWIGTPPYCPFHKLIKKMFRQHGLEPVISVIADQEPTIRSMVISGQGMTLMLEEEALAAEAAGEAVLWNEAHLEIALSFVYAAKRHGDPVIRSVLNGIREIWGLSEEQNAGVPALA; from the coding sequence GTGGAACTGTATCAGATACGGACATTTGTAACCGTGGCGGACGAAGGGCATCTGACCCGTGCGGCCAGTCGCCTCAACACCAGCCAGCCTGCTGTGAGCGCACACATCAAGGCTCTTGAGGAAGAGCTGGGGATAAAACTTTTTGTCAGAAATCCCAGGGGAATGGCCCTGACCAAAGCCGGAGAGGCCATCCGGCCACATGTGGAAATGGTGCTGACTGCCTGTGACGGCCTGATTCAGCAGGCCCGAGTCCTCCGGGACGAGGTGACGGGCGAGATGCGTATTGGCCTGAATTCGGATCCGGAATTTCTCAGGACGAGCCGCTTTATTGTCCTGATGAAGAAAGAATATCCCCGGATTGATTTTCATCTGACCCAGGGAATGTCCGGCCAGATCGGGGAGGATGTCCGGGCCGGTAAACTGGACGGCGGCTACATGTTCGGGGATGAGATTCCGGCGGGACTGGCCCGCTGCCGGATCAGCACTTATCGGCTCATGCTTGTCGGTCCGGCCATGTGGGGGGAGAAGATCGAAAAGGCCGGATGGGATGAAATCGCAGCCCTCCCCTGGATCGGCACGCCGCCGTACTGTCCGTTTCATAAGCTGATTAAGAAGATGTTCCGTCAGCACGGGCTTGAGCCGGTAATCTCGGTCATTGCCGATCAGGAACCGACCATCAGGAGCATGGTCATCTCCGGACAGGGCATGACGCTGATGCTTGAAGAGGAGGCGCTGGCCGCCGAAGCGGCAGGAGAGGCGGTTCTCTGGAATGAAGCGCATCTTGAGATTGCCCTCTCTTTTGTCTATGCGGCAAAGCGGCATGGTGATCCCGTGATTCGGTCGGTGCTGAACGGCATTCGTGAAATATGGGGGCTTTCAGAAGAACAGAATGCCGGGGTGCCTGCCCTGGCGTGA
- a CDS encoding substrate-binding periplasmic protein, with amino-acid sequence MKKIVLMGLLLMTLSYSPALCESLRIVTDYYPPFSYEKNGEIKGISSQIVKAVLKEAGMEATISQYPFKRAYTMTRRGKNIFEYCVVRTPEREPLFQWIGIVGPAVQVLFTSENKNIQIRKPEDLRNYKIGTVLEDVVDQYLSSRKDELDLQLDRISDYKLNMKKLMKGRFDLWGGNKLVGIHLAKELGYKETDIKEVYTFSELTDHYYLVTGLETSGEIVQKLRNAFETIHNNGTYQKIIDEYFE; translated from the coding sequence ATGAAGAAAATTGTACTTATGGGCCTGTTACTGATGACACTTTCATATTCACCGGCCCTATGTGAGTCATTGCGGATAGTAACGGATTACTATCCGCCTTTCAGCTATGAAAAAAACGGTGAAATAAAAGGCATCAGCAGTCAGATTGTAAAAGCAGTTCTAAAAGAAGCGGGAATGGAAGCCACGATAAGCCAGTACCCGTTCAAACGTGCCTATACAATGACCCGGAGAGGTAAAAACATATTTGAATACTGTGTTGTCAGAACACCTGAAAGAGAACCGCTGTTCCAATGGATCGGCATTGTGGGACCGGCAGTTCAGGTTCTTTTCACCTCAGAAAATAAGAATATACAAATCCGAAAACCGGAAGACCTCAGAAATTACAAAATCGGCACGGTGCTTGAGGATGTTGTTGATCAGTATCTGTCTTCCAGGAAAGATGAGTTGGATTTACAGCTTGATAGAATTTCAGATTATAAACTGAACATGAAAAAGCTGATGAAAGGGCGGTTTGACCTGTGGGGCGGCAATAAATTGGTGGGAATCCACTTGGCGAAAGAACTGGGGTATAAAGAAACCGACATAAAAGAAGTTTATACGTTCAGCGAATTAACAGATCATTATTACCTGGTGACAGGTCTGGAAACATCCGGTGAGATTGTTCAGAAATTACGGAACGCTTTTGAAACAATCCATAACAACGGAACTTATCAGAAAATTATTGACGAATATTTTGAGTAA